In Haloarcula sp. H-GB4, a single genomic region encodes these proteins:
- a CDS encoding bifunctional UDP-sugar hydrolase/5'-nucleotidase, producing MSPRIIHYSDVEKAYDTPERIGRFAGTVAAADGPDALVVGTGDNTGPGVLSLVTDGEQSLDLFTALTPAFETLGNHDFDHGLDATREIIASSPQTWLTANVEQDGERFARRLTRPWASRTVDGVQVGFVGVTSPDTASANPQATTLTFTDPVEAVSEAATALRDAGAEVIVVLSHLGQTDEKLAHASDVDVILGGHIHERRIDRIAGTLLTRPGANGRAVVEVDLAGPEPTAKFHETVDGPADNRVAETIEDRLSAAGLDEVIGHVEDPLDRSRATTYDGECRLGNLVADAYRWATGADVSLQNSGGLRNDMVPLNGALTVADMVSVVPFEEPLTVAELTGAELRTLCRQGSGQQVSFGESDWWHAHFSGVELVWNDGTQTIERLRVNGRPVRDTETYTLATSNYLYYTELEFPVLTDSHRVSVADVQYEALADYVRETDITPAVDGRLTRR from the coding sequence GTGAGTCCCCGGATCATCCACTACTCCGACGTGGAGAAGGCGTACGATACTCCCGAGCGAATCGGTCGATTTGCGGGGACAGTGGCCGCCGCTGACGGCCCGGATGCGCTGGTAGTCGGAACCGGGGACAACACCGGTCCGGGAGTGCTGTCGCTGGTCACCGACGGCGAGCAGTCGCTTGACCTCTTCACCGCGCTGACGCCCGCGTTCGAGACGCTGGGTAACCACGATTTCGACCACGGACTCGACGCGACGCGGGAGATTATTGCGAGTTCGCCACAGACGTGGCTGACTGCGAACGTCGAACAGGACGGTGAGCGGTTCGCCCGACGGTTGACCCGACCGTGGGCGAGTCGCACCGTCGACGGGGTGCAGGTCGGCTTCGTCGGTGTCACCAGCCCGGACACGGCCTCGGCCAATCCACAGGCGACGACGCTGACGTTCACGGACCCCGTTGAGGCTGTCAGCGAGGCGGCCACAGCGCTTCGGGATGCCGGGGCGGAGGTTATTGTGGTGCTCTCGCATCTGGGGCAGACTGACGAGAAACTGGCCCATGCCTCCGACGTGGACGTAATCCTCGGCGGACACATCCATGAGCGCCGCATCGACCGCATCGCTGGCACGCTACTTACCAGACCGGGAGCCAACGGACGGGCCGTCGTCGAGGTCGATCTCGCCGGGCCGGAACCGACTGCGAAGTTCCACGAAACTGTTGACGGTCCCGCAGACAACCGCGTCGCCGAGACGATCGAGGACAGACTCTCTGCGGCGGGACTCGATGAAGTCATCGGGCACGTTGAGGACCCGCTGGACCGGAGCAGGGCGACGACCTACGACGGCGAGTGCCGGCTCGGCAACCTCGTCGCGGACGCGTACCGGTGGGCGACGGGCGCAGATGTGTCCCTCCAGAACAGCGGCGGTCTCCGGAACGACATGGTTCCGCTCAATGGGGCGCTGACGGTCGCCGATATGGTTTCTGTCGTCCCCTTCGAGGAACCCCTGACAGTCGCCGAACTGACGGGAGCGGAGCTTCGGACGCTGTGTCGACAGGGAAGCGGGCAACAGGTCTCGTTCGGAGAGTCGGACTGGTGGCACGCCCATTTCAGCGGCGTCGAACTGGTCTGGAACGATGGCACACAAACCATTGAGCGACTGCGGGTCAACGGGCGACCGGTTCGCGACACCGAAACGTACACGCTCGCGACGAGCAACTACCTCTACTACACCGAGTTGGAGTTCCCGGTCCTCACCGACTCCCATCGGGTCAGTGTTGCCGACGTACAGTACGAGGCGCTGGCCGACTACGTCCGCGAGACGGACATCACCCCGGCGGTCGACGGCCGACTCACTCGTCGCTAG
- a CDS encoding universal stress protein: protein MPQVVVPVRYPLSENSRATLAEAIQIADEEDADLTVLHVNLYQNGHHVDRTELKRAVEQSFGHVPRTRYVVRSGMLVEETILDEVAAQDADIVVIGSKQASRWRQMIRRLVDDPDVEQFLREELDCEIVTAQPDAQSSRHSSPSSSGS from the coding sequence ATGCCACAGGTCGTCGTCCCGGTCAGATACCCACTCTCGGAGAACTCCCGAGCCACGCTTGCGGAGGCCATTCAGATCGCCGACGAAGAAGACGCGGACCTCACCGTCCTACACGTAAATCTATACCAGAACGGCCACCACGTCGACCGGACAGAGCTCAAACGCGCCGTCGAGCAGTCGTTCGGTCACGTCCCGCGAACGCGGTACGTCGTCCGGTCGGGGATGCTGGTGGAAGAAACGATCCTTGATGAGGTTGCTGCACAGGACGCCGATATCGTCGTCATCGGGAGCAAACAGGCGAGTCGCTGGCGACAGATGATCCGTCGGTTGGTTGATGACCCTGATGTCGAACAGTTCCTCCGCGAGGAACTCGATTGCGAAATCGTCACCGCCCAGCCGGATGCCCAGTCCAGCCGTCACTCGTCGCCGAGTTCATCGGGATCCTGA